One stretch of Corynebacterium imitans DNA includes these proteins:
- a CDS encoding virulence-associated E family protein: MKNRELKIAEATTRTSAHWTNTLTTIQDLTARAYDPTHVDCTTAEYKAMEKSARDKHKDVGGFVGGHLKNGRRRKGHVLARSIITLDIDNLPTDVDLAQVLADTLPYAWLIHTTLSHTPDGPRWRIWIWLSRDITADEYGAVARRIAQDINPGLEWFDPTTFEAERFMYWPSALTDGDYQAHVSRQKDILNPDDFLARFDVWQDVTTWPGVTPDDAKAMLGKSKLDDPRDKPGMLGAFNRAYTIPHAIDTFLGDVYKPGTTKDRYTYTGGTSSNGLIVYNNGHFAYSQHATDPAADGHSHSAFDLVRIHRFGDLDADAPTGTPANKRPSYLAMMDMANEDPGARAENAKATAAKINDVFQPITNDEAPAGELLKETEQLPGDTKAGETTDKSWLLDLETTKDGNFKNTITNFELIFTHDPRLNHINWNMHANQLEPQEPTHLPWHRVSNTWTENDQAQLRTTIARTYHGMDSPDKMQAALISTASSKNRAFHPVRDYYTNLLPWDGVPRLDTLLVDTLGAEDTDYTRAVTRKTFVAAHRRTFHPGCKFDHVLTLVGPQGVGKSTIFARMAGQWFSDSLTITDMKDKTGAEKLAGNLIIEIAELAGMRKAEAESVKSFISRNEDKYRPAYGRTVQHYPRQCIIVGTTNADEGFLRDTTGNRRWWPVTVAGKGWLGRPHDLDDYYIDQVWAEARARDKQGEKLYLTGDLLEVAEHIQAESVEADDRVGIVAEYLNKVLPPNWDAIPLMARRVWLDEGTLPDHLRETGMWNQTVERQTVSRMEIWAECFGRDPDVMRKIDAHEITAIMRQIDGWEDSGKTRTLPIYGKQRLFQKTKISEDVRAA, translated from the coding sequence GTGAAAAACCGTGAGCTCAAAATCGCAGAGGCCACAACACGCACCTCCGCGCACTGGACAAACACACTCACCACCATCCAAGACCTCACCGCCCGCGCCTACGACCCCACCCACGTCGACTGCACCACCGCCGAATACAAAGCCATGGAAAAAAGCGCGCGCGACAAGCACAAAGACGTCGGCGGCTTCGTCGGCGGACACCTCAAAAACGGACGACGCCGCAAAGGCCACGTCCTCGCCCGCTCCATCATCACCCTCGACATCGACAACCTCCCCACAGACGTCGACCTCGCCCAAGTCCTCGCCGACACCCTGCCCTACGCCTGGCTAATCCACACCACCCTCAGCCACACACCAGACGGCCCACGCTGGCGAATCTGGATCTGGCTCTCACGCGACATCACCGCCGACGAATACGGCGCAGTCGCCCGCAGAATCGCACAAGACATCAACCCCGGGCTGGAATGGTTCGACCCCACCACCTTCGAAGCGGAACGCTTCATGTACTGGCCCTCCGCACTCACCGACGGCGACTACCAGGCTCACGTCAGCAGACAGAAGGACATCCTCAACCCCGACGACTTCCTCGCCCGCTTCGACGTGTGGCAAGACGTCACCACCTGGCCCGGCGTCACACCCGACGACGCTAAGGCCATGCTCGGCAAATCGAAGCTCGACGACCCGCGGGACAAGCCCGGCATGCTCGGCGCATTCAACCGCGCCTACACCATCCCACACGCCATCGACACCTTCCTCGGCGACGTGTACAAACCGGGCACGACGAAGGACCGTTACACCTACACCGGCGGCACCAGCTCCAACGGCTTGATCGTCTACAACAACGGCCACTTCGCCTACAGCCAGCACGCCACCGACCCCGCAGCCGACGGGCACTCCCACAGCGCATTTGACCTCGTGCGCATCCACCGCTTCGGCGACCTCGACGCGGACGCACCCACGGGCACACCAGCTAACAAGCGCCCCTCCTACCTCGCCATGATGGACATGGCCAACGAAGATCCGGGCGCGCGCGCCGAAAACGCAAAAGCCACCGCCGCCAAGATCAACGACGTCTTCCAACCCATCACCAACGACGAAGCGCCCGCAGGCGAACTGCTAAAGGAAACTGAACAGTTGCCCGGCGATACCAAGGCAGGGGAGACCACCGATAAAAGCTGGTTACTCGACCTCGAAACCACAAAAGACGGAAACTTCAAAAACACCATCACCAACTTCGAGCTCATCTTCACTCACGATCCACGCCTCAACCACATCAACTGGAACATGCACGCCAACCAACTCGAACCCCAAGAACCAACCCACCTCCCCTGGCACAGGGTCAGCAACACCTGGACCGAAAACGACCAAGCCCAACTTCGAACCACCATCGCCCGCACCTACCACGGCATGGACTCACCAGACAAAATGCAAGCAGCACTCATCTCCACCGCCAGTTCCAAAAACCGCGCCTTCCACCCTGTACGCGACTACTACACCAACCTGTTGCCATGGGACGGAGTGCCACGCCTCGACACACTCCTCGTGGACACCCTCGGCGCAGAAGACACCGACTACACCCGCGCGGTCACCCGCAAAACCTTCGTCGCCGCGCACCGCCGCACCTTCCACCCCGGCTGCAAATTCGACCACGTGCTCACCCTCGTCGGCCCGCAAGGCGTCGGTAAATCCACCATCTTCGCCCGCATGGCAGGACAATGGTTCTCCGACTCACTGACGATCACCGACATGAAAGACAAAACCGGCGCAGAAAAACTCGCCGGCAACCTCATCATCGAAATCGCAGAGCTCGCCGGCATGCGCAAAGCAGAAGCCGAATCAGTCAAAAGCTTCATCTCAAGAAACGAAGACAAATACCGCCCCGCCTACGGGCGCACCGTCCAGCACTACCCGCGCCAATGCATCATCGTTGGCACCACCAACGCCGATGAAGGCTTCCTGCGCGACACCACCGGCAACCGCCGCTGGTGGCCCGTCACCGTCGCCGGGAAAGGCTGGCTCGGCAGGCCACACGACCTCGACGACTACTACATCGACCAAGTCTGGGCAGAAGCACGAGCGCGCGACAAGCAAGGCGAAAAGCTCTACCTCACCGGCGACCTGCTCGAGGTCGCCGAACACATCCAAGCAGAATCCGTGGAAGCCGACGACCGCGTCGGCATCGTCGCCGAATACCTCAACAAGGTATTGCCACCCAACTGGGACGCAATCCCACTCATGGCCCGCCGCGTCTGGCTCGACGAAGGCACACTCCCAGACCACCTGAGAGAAACAGGCATGTGGAACCAAACAGTCGAACGCCAAACAGTCTCCCGGATGGAGATCTGGGCAGAATGCTTCGGACGCGACCCCGACGTCATGCGCAAGATCGACGCACACGAGATCACCGCCATCATGCGCCAAATCGACGGATGGGAAGACAGCGGAAAAACCCGAACCTTGCCCATCTACGGCAAGCAACGACTCTTCCAAAAAACCAAAATTAGCGAAGATGTTCGAGCTGCATAA
- a CDS encoding DUF2815 family protein: MAKTDRDVTAYGRLSYPNLFTARAANEQADPKYSATLLIPKSDTATIERIQAAIQAAVQDAVSRGVFKQAIDPAQTKYPPLRDGDKPNDNGEQRGEEFAGHWFIAAKASTKRKPFVVDQSLQPILQEAEIYPGCYINMAVQFFGYKNSGNQGVSASLVGVQFVKDGEQLGGEPLAAEDVFTAIPNTGGAPQAPAQGGFTQQQQPQAPAQGGFTQQQQPQAPAQGGFTQQQQPPAAPNLGF; this comes from the coding sequence ATGGCTAAGACCGACCGCGACGTCACCGCATACGGACGACTGTCCTACCCCAACCTGTTCACCGCTCGCGCAGCAAACGAGCAAGCCGACCCCAAATACTCCGCGACGCTGCTCATCCCGAAGAGCGACACCGCCACCATCGAGCGCATCCAAGCAGCAATCCAAGCAGCAGTCCAGGACGCCGTCAGCCGCGGCGTGTTCAAACAGGCAATCGACCCCGCGCAGACCAAGTACCCGCCCCTGCGTGACGGGGATAAGCCCAACGACAACGGCGAACAGCGCGGTGAAGAATTCGCCGGCCACTGGTTCATCGCAGCCAAAGCCAGCACCAAGCGCAAGCCGTTCGTCGTCGACCAATCCCTGCAGCCCATCCTGCAGGAAGCCGAAATCTACCCCGGCTGCTACATCAACATGGCCGTCCAGTTCTTCGGCTACAAAAACAGCGGAAACCAGGGCGTATCGGCGTCCCTGGTAGGTGTGCAGTTCGTCAAGGACGGCGAGCAGCTCGGCGGCGAGCCACTCGCAGCCGAGGACGTCTTCACCGCGATCCCCAACACCGGCGGCGCGCCGCAGGCACCAGCGCAGGGTGGGTTCACCCAACAGCAGCAGCCGCAGGCACCCGCGCAGGGTGGCTTCACCCAACAGCAGCAGCCGCAGGCACCCGCGCAGGGTGGCTTCACCCAACAGCAACAGCCGCCCGCCGCCCCCAACCTCGGCTTCTAA
- a CDS encoding DUF2800 domain-containing protein — MTPLDTATYVATIHAPDGGWGDDDHDTIAAAIDEYGLTCMQVDDGGVWQMRTPINKKSISVEGAREGGASRFGFKRVQSLGTCAPAASGDTPAAVETTTEAESAPAHAARDHALLSASSAHRWINCTPAPYLEAQHPDTTSDAAAEGTEAHELAEHKLRQHIPIPTSWKPGEFYDEDMEDYTDDYVDHVTAELARTKEADPAAFLAIEQRLDFSHIVPGGFGTGDALIVGDGTMTVVDFKYGKGVEVSAVGNPQMRLYALGALATYGMIYQIEQVRTVIFQPRLGNISVEEISVDELTQWAETVVRPAAEKAAAGEGELRAGDWCQFCRHAPQCPALAKHYLDNLPTQPGAGEPPAPDTLSDEQIATIVAHSGELKKWLGKVEDHALAQATDGHTYPGLKVVEGRSVRKYTDEAAVAQTVQQETSEDPYQPRKVLGITAMTKLLGKKRFDELLGQLVHKPEGKPTLVPDSDKRPPMTLATPETVFEPIKKGA; from the coding sequence GTGACCCCGCTAGACACCGCCACCTACGTCGCCACCATCCACGCCCCGGACGGCGGGTGGGGAGATGACGACCACGACACCATCGCCGCGGCGATTGACGAGTATGGGCTGACCTGCATGCAGGTCGACGACGGCGGGGTGTGGCAGATGCGCACACCGATTAACAAGAAGTCCATCAGCGTCGAGGGGGCGCGCGAGGGTGGGGCTTCGCGGTTCGGGTTCAAACGCGTCCAATCCCTCGGCACCTGCGCACCCGCAGCTAGTGGCGACACCCCAGCAGCGGTAGAGACCACGACGGAAGCGGAGAGCGCCCCGGCGCACGCAGCGCGTGACCACGCGCTACTCTCCGCATCCAGCGCCCACCGGTGGATCAACTGCACACCCGCCCCATATTTGGAGGCGCAGCACCCGGACACCACCTCCGACGCCGCCGCCGAGGGCACCGAAGCCCACGAACTCGCCGAGCACAAACTCCGCCAGCACATCCCAATCCCCACCAGCTGGAAACCCGGTGAGTTCTACGACGAGGACATGGAGGACTACACCGATGATTACGTCGACCACGTCACCGCCGAGCTCGCACGCACGAAAGAAGCCGACCCCGCTGCGTTCCTCGCCATCGAGCAACGCCTCGACTTCTCACACATCGTGCCCGGCGGGTTCGGCACCGGCGACGCCTTGATTGTCGGCGACGGCACCATGACCGTCGTCGACTTCAAATACGGCAAAGGCGTCGAAGTCAGCGCGGTGGGTAACCCACAGATGCGCCTGTATGCATTGGGTGCGCTCGCCACCTACGGCATGATCTACCAGATTGAGCAAGTCCGCACCGTGATCTTCCAGCCGCGCCTAGGCAACATCAGCGTGGAGGAAATCAGCGTCGACGAGCTCACCCAATGGGCAGAGACAGTGGTACGCCCCGCGGCAGAAAAAGCAGCCGCAGGCGAAGGCGAACTGCGCGCAGGCGACTGGTGCCAATTCTGCCGCCACGCACCACAGTGCCCCGCGCTCGCCAAGCACTACCTCGACAACCTCCCCACACAACCAGGGGCAGGGGAGCCGCCAGCACCGGACACGTTGTCGGACGAGCAGATCGCCACCATCGTCGCCCACTCCGGCGAGCTGAAGAAGTGGCTCGGCAAAGTCGAAGACCACGCCCTCGCACAAGCCACCGACGGGCACACATACCCAGGGCTGAAAGTCGTCGAAGGACGGTCGGTGCGCAAGTACACCGACGAGGCCGCAGTCGCCCAGACCGTCCAGCAGGAGACCAGCGAGGACCCCTACCAACCGCGCAAGGTGCTAGGGATCACCGCGATGACGAAGCTACTCGGCAAGAAACGCTTCGACGAACTCCTCGGCCAGCTCGTCCACAAGCCGGAGGGCAAACCGACGCTGGTACCGGACTCCGACAAACGCCCACCAATGACGCTGGCGACACCAGAGACCGTATTCGAACCAATCAAGAAAGGAGCCTGA
- a CDS encoding DEAD/DEAH box helicase, whose translation MKYVPHDYQAHTTQFIIDHPECAIFLGMGMGKTISTLTAIDELIRCRFEIRRALVIAPVRVARDTWPAEIKKWDHLTGLRVSPIIGTKAQREAAVRADADIYTIGRENVQWLVDYCGRRWPFDMVVIDELSSFKNPQAKRFKKLLKVRDQITRIVGLTGTPAPNSLLDIWAPFRLIDQGQRLGRYITHYRAQYFTPGKRSGHVVYNWVIRPGADQAIYDNIADITVSMRTTDYLQLPDVTTQHITVNLTPKQQQQVDTLKRDMVVDLDEDTTIDATNAATLSLKLQQLAGGAIYAEDGDDYIVVHDEKIQALAELVDQAAGNTMLVCFWFKHERDRILAAIPGARVLDTQQDFEDWNAGKIPVALIHPASAGHGLNLQSGGHIMVWFTTPWSLELYEQANARLHRQGQTEPVSIIHIDTANSIDQTVHQALARKDTTQQALITAVAAELDAAERAAA comes from the coding sequence ATGAAATACGTTCCGCATGATTACCAAGCCCACACCACCCAGTTCATCATCGACCACCCCGAGTGCGCGATCTTTCTAGGAATGGGCATGGGCAAGACGATCTCCACCCTCACTGCCATCGACGAGCTCATCCGCTGTCGATTCGAAATCCGGCGTGCACTCGTCATCGCACCCGTCCGCGTCGCCCGCGATACGTGGCCCGCCGAAATCAAAAAATGGGACCACCTCACAGGGCTCCGCGTCAGCCCCATCATCGGCACCAAGGCACAGCGCGAAGCCGCGGTACGCGCGGACGCGGATATTTACACCATTGGGCGAGAGAACGTGCAGTGGCTCGTCGATTACTGCGGTCGGCGTTGGCCTTTCGACATGGTCGTCATCGACGAACTTTCGTCCTTCAAGAATCCGCAAGCCAAGCGGTTCAAGAAGCTGCTGAAAGTCCGCGACCAGATCACCCGCATCGTCGGACTCACCGGCACACCAGCCCCCAACAGCCTGCTGGACATCTGGGCACCATTCAGGCTTATCGACCAGGGCCAGCGCCTCGGCAGATACATCACTCACTACCGCGCGCAATATTTCACGCCGGGCAAGCGCAGCGGGCACGTCGTCTACAACTGGGTCATCCGCCCCGGCGCGGACCAGGCGATCTACGACAACATCGCCGACATCACCGTCAGTATGCGCACCACCGACTACCTGCAGCTTCCCGACGTGACCACCCAACACATCACCGTGAACCTCACACCCAAGCAACAGCAGCAGGTGGACACGCTGAAGCGTGACATGGTCGTCGACCTCGACGAGGACACCACCATCGACGCCACCAACGCCGCCACCCTGTCACTGAAGCTGCAGCAGCTCGCGGGAGGTGCGATCTACGCCGAGGACGGCGATGACTACATCGTCGTGCATGACGAGAAGATTCAAGCCCTCGCCGAGCTCGTCGACCAAGCAGCCGGCAATACCATGCTGGTCTGCTTCTGGTTCAAGCACGAACGAGACCGCATCCTTGCCGCGATCCCCGGCGCGCGCGTCCTGGACACCCAGCAGGACTTCGAGGACTGGAACGCTGGCAAGATTCCCGTCGCGCTTATCCACCCCGCATCGGCGGGACACGGACTCAACTTGCAGTCAGGCGGGCACATCATGGTCTGGTTCACCACCCCGTGGTCGTTGGAACTTTACGAGCAGGCGAACGCGCGGCTGCACAGGCAAGGGCAGACGGAGCCGGTCAGCATCATCCACATCGACACCGCAAACAGCATCGACCAGACCGTCCACCAAGCACTTGCCCGCAAGGACACCACGCAGCAGGCGCTCATCACAGCAGTTGCCGCCGAGCTCGACGCGGCAGAAAGGGCAGCAGCATGA
- a CDS encoding VRR-NUC domain-containing protein, whose product MLEREVEQALVREARKAGGIAPKFTSPGNAGMPDRIIILPGGKVCFVELKAPGQKPRPLQIRQMDRLTQLGCMVRTLDHPNQISGLIDEIRSA is encoded by the coding sequence TTGTTAGAACGCGAAGTCGAACAAGCACTAGTCCGCGAGGCACGCAAGGCAGGCGGAATCGCACCAAAATTCACCAGCCCCGGCAACGCAGGAATGCCAGACCGAATCATCATCCTCCCCGGCGGCAAGGTCTGCTTCGTCGAACTCAAAGCACCCGGACAGAAACCCCGACCCCTCCAAATCAGGCAGATGGACCGCCTCACCCAACTCGGCTGCATGGTCCGCACCCTCGACCACCCCAACCAAATTTCAGGACTCATCGATGAAATACGTTCCGCATGA